The following proteins come from a genomic window of Canis aureus isolate CA01 chromosome 3, VMU_Caureus_v.1.0, whole genome shotgun sequence:
- the LOC144311455 gene encoding olfactory receptor 8B8-like isoform X1, which translates to MALRNASFVTEFILAGLTDLPDLQLPLFCLFLLMYVVTVLGNLGLITLIGLNSHLHTPMYFFLFNLSFIDFCYSSVFTPKMLTNFISKKNMISYRGCMTQLYFFCFFGISECYVLTSMAYDRYVAICNPLLYNVVMSSKVCFSLMLGSYLMAFLGAMAHTGYMVRLTFCNANTINHYFCDILPLFQLSCTSTYVNELVVFIVGSIDIIMPCVTIFVSYGFILSSILRISSTEGRSKAFSTCSSHIIAVSLFFGSCAFMYLKPSSAGSMDEGKISSIFYTNTVPLMNPLIYTLRNKDVKLALRKILSRRQF; encoded by the coding sequence ATGGCTCTCAGAAATGCTTCTTTTGTGACTGAATTCATTCTGGCAGGCCTCACAGACCTACCAGATCTCCAGCTCCCCCTGTTCTGCCTGTTTCTACTCATGTATGTGGTCACTGTGCTGGGAAATTTAGGCTTGATCACTCTAATTGGGTTGAATTCAcacctccacacccccatgtacttttTCCTCTTCAATTTGTCCTTCATAGACTTCTGTTATTCTTCTGTGTTTACACCCAAAATGCTGACTAACTTTATATCCAAGAAGAATATGATCTCCTACAGGGGGTGCATGACCCAgctttactttttctgtttttttggcaTTTCTGAATGCTATGTGCTGACATCCATGGCCTAtgatcgctatgtggccatctgtaacCCACTTTTGTATAATGTTGTCATGTCTTCTAAAGTGTGTTTCAGTCTTATGCTTGGTTCATATTTGATGGCATTTTTAGGTGCCATGGCTCACACGGGATACATGGTGAGACTGACCTTCTGTAATGCAAACACCATCAACCATTATTTTTGTGACATCCTCCCTCTATTCCAGCTCTCCTGCACCAGCACGTATGTGAATGAGCTGGTGGTTTTCATTGTGGGGAGCATCGACATCATTATGCCCTGTGTCACCATCTTTGTGTCTTATGGTTTCATCCTTTCCAGCATCCTGCGCATCAGCTCCACTGAAGGCAGGTCCAAAGCTTTCAGCACTTGCAGTTCCCACATAATTgctgtttccttgttttttggATCATGTGCATTTATGTATCTTAAACCATCTTCTGCTGGGTCTATGGATGAGGGGAAAATCTCTTCTATCTTTTACACCAACACAGTTCCCTTGATGAACCCTTTAATTTACACCTTGAGAAACAAAGATGTTAAGCTTGCCTTGAGGAAAATCCTGAGTAGGAGACAGTTTTAA
- the LOC144311455 gene encoding olfactory receptor 8B8-like isoform X2 has translation MEIYRRMALRNASFVTEFILAGLTDLPDLQLPLFCLFLLMYVVTVLGNLGLITLIGLNSHLHTPMYFFLFNLSFIDFCYSSVFTPKMLTNFISKKNMISYRGCMTQLYFFCFFGISECYVLTSMAYDRYVAICNPLLYNVVMSSKVCFSLMLGSYLMAFLGAMAHTGYMVRLTFCNANTINHYFCDILPLFQLSCTSTYVNELVVFIVGSIDIIMPCVTIFVSYGFILSSILRISSTEGRSKAFSTCSSHIIAVSLFFGSCAFMYLKPSSAGSMDEGKISSIFYTNTVPLMNPLIYTLRNKDVKLALRKILSRRQF, from the exons ATGGAAATATAT AGAAGAATGGCTCTCAGAAATGCTTCTTTTGTGACTGAATTCATTCTGGCAGGCCTCACAGACCTACCAGATCTCCAGCTCCCCCTGTTCTGCCTGTTTCTACTCATGTATGTGGTCACTGTGCTGGGAAATTTAGGCTTGATCACTCTAATTGGGTTGAATTCAcacctccacacccccatgtacttttTCCTCTTCAATTTGTCCTTCATAGACTTCTGTTATTCTTCTGTGTTTACACCCAAAATGCTGACTAACTTTATATCCAAGAAGAATATGATCTCCTACAGGGGGTGCATGACCCAgctttactttttctgtttttttggcaTTTCTGAATGCTATGTGCTGACATCCATGGCCTAtgatcgctatgtggccatctgtaacCCACTTTTGTATAATGTTGTCATGTCTTCTAAAGTGTGTTTCAGTCTTATGCTTGGTTCATATTTGATGGCATTTTTAGGTGCCATGGCTCACACGGGATACATGGTGAGACTGACCTTCTGTAATGCAAACACCATCAACCATTATTTTTGTGACATCCTCCCTCTATTCCAGCTCTCCTGCACCAGCACGTATGTGAATGAGCTGGTGGTTTTCATTGTGGGGAGCATCGACATCATTATGCCCTGTGTCACCATCTTTGTGTCTTATGGTTTCATCCTTTCCAGCATCCTGCGCATCAGCTCCACTGAAGGCAGGTCCAAAGCTTTCAGCACTTGCAGTTCCCACATAATTgctgtttccttgttttttggATCATGTGCATTTATGTATCTTAAACCATCTTCTGCTGGGTCTATGGATGAGGGGAAAATCTCTTCTATCTTTTACACCAACACAGTTCCCTTGATGAACCCTTTAATTTACACCTTGAGAAACAAAGATGTTAAGCTTGCCTTGAGGAAAATCCTGAGTAGGAGACAGTTTTAA